From the Rhodoferax sp. WC2427 genome, one window contains:
- the zapD gene encoding cell division protein ZapD yields the protein MILYEYPFNERIRTYLRLEHLFRRLGELVPRSHPLDHHYALTTIFEVMDVAARADLKSDVMRDLEKQKVILNGYRGNPSIAEEVLDAVIAQLDRCYTALHEQPGKAGHALTENDWLMALRSRVGIPGGTCGFDLPAYAAWQHKPADVRRHAIEQWASTLAPLAESIHHLLKMLRDSGAPQKVIALGGQFQQNLPQGRTYQLLRLRIDPALNLIPEISGNRLMVSVRMMRHEADDRLHACSEDASFELTLCA from the coding sequence GTGATCCTCTACGAATACCCCTTTAACGAACGCATACGCACCTATTTGCGGCTGGAGCACCTGTTTCGGCGCCTGGGGGAACTGGTGCCCCGCAGCCACCCGCTGGACCACCATTACGCGCTGACCACCATCTTTGAAGTGATGGACGTGGCGGCCCGCGCCGACCTCAAGTCTGACGTGATGCGCGATCTGGAAAAGCAAAAGGTCATCCTCAACGGCTACCGGGGCAACCCCTCGATTGCCGAAGAGGTGCTGGACGCTGTGATCGCCCAGCTTGACCGCTGCTACACCGCCCTACACGAGCAACCCGGTAAGGCCGGCCATGCACTGACCGAAAACGACTGGCTCATGGCCCTGCGCAGCCGCGTGGGCATTCCCGGGGGCACCTGCGGTTTTGACCTGCCCGCCTACGCCGCCTGGCAGCACAAACCCGCCGACGTGCGCCGCCACGCCATCGAGCAGTGGGCCTCCACCCTGGCGCCGCTGGCCGAGTCCATCCACCACCTGCTGAAGATGCTGCGCGACTCGGGCGCGCCGCAAAAAGTCATCGCCCTCGGCGGCCAGTTCCAGCAAAACCTGCCGCAAGGCCGCACCTACCAACTGCTGCGACTGCGTATCGACCCGGCGCTGAACCTGATTCCCGAAATCAGCGGCAACCGCCTGATGGTGTCGGTGCGCATGATGCGCCACGAAGCCGACGACCGCCTGCATGCCTGCAGCGAGGATGCTTCTTTTGAACTGACTTTGTGCGCCTAA
- a CDS encoding DNA gyrase inhibitor YacG, translated as MTDTPQKWVACPTCKGKSLFAPSNAFRPFCSERCKNIDFGAWASASFSLTADAPPDDQVFGDARLQ; from the coding sequence ATGACAGACACACCGCAAAAATGGGTCGCCTGCCCCACCTGCAAAGGCAAAAGCCTGTTTGCCCCGAGCAACGCCTTCCGCCCGTTTTGCAGTGAACGCTGCAAAAACATCGACTTCGGTGCCTGGGCCAGCGCCAGTTTCAGCTTGACCGCCGATGCGCCACCCGACGACCAGGTGTTTGGCGATGCACGGCTGCAATGA
- a CDS encoding NUDIX domain-containing protein produces MSAQPLVADAHRPREGGPDRAIVDVAVGVLVQANGDFLVTSRPKGKVYAGYWEFPGGKLEAGETVEQALRRELVEELGITIGPAQHWKVELVDYPHSLVRLHFCKVFAWTGTLEMREGQTHAWQSLPLQVGPVLPGTVPVLGWLAAERDFAGATY; encoded by the coding sequence ATGAGCGCCCAACCCCTGGTCGCCGATGCCCATCGCCCCCGTGAAGGCGGACCCGACCGCGCCATTGTCGACGTGGCCGTGGGTGTGCTGGTGCAAGCCAACGGCGACTTTCTGGTGACTTCGCGGCCCAAAGGCAAGGTCTACGCGGGCTACTGGGAATTTCCCGGCGGCAAGCTGGAGGCGGGAGAAACCGTGGAGCAGGCCCTGCGCCGCGAGCTGGTGGAAGAACTGGGCATCACCATCGGCCCCGCCCAGCACTGGAAGGTGGAGCTGGTGGACTACCCACACTCCCTGGTGCGGTTGCATTTCTGCAAGGTGTTTGCCTGGACGGGCACGTTGGAGATGCGCGAGGGCCAAACCCATGCCTGGCAGTCCTTGCCGCTGCAAGTCGGCCCGGTCTTGCCCGGCACCGTGCCGGTGCTGGGTTGGCTGGCTGCCGAGCGTGATTTTGCGGGTGCTACATATTAA
- the coaE gene encoding dephospho-CoA kinase (Dephospho-CoA kinase (CoaE) performs the final step in coenzyme A biosynthesis.) has translation MLQARGAIIIDADAISRQTTAAAGSAIPAVRAAFGADAITADGAMDRERMRALVFADPGAKKQLEAIVHPLVGQEIAAQFQQARARGARCVVFDIPLLVESGHWKDRLDQVLVVDCTVDTQVARVMARSGMAEAAVRAIIQTQASRAQRLAVADVVILNDGLTLEQLRLEVEKVAPRFGL, from the coding sequence ATGCTGCAAGCACGAGGCGCTATTATTATTGATGCAGACGCAATTTCGCGCCAGACCACGGCAGCGGCGGGCTCGGCCATCCCGGCGGTCCGTGCGGCCTTTGGAGCAGACGCTATCACCGCCGACGGTGCCATGGACCGGGAGCGCATGCGTGCCCTCGTCTTTGCCGACCCTGGCGCCAAAAAGCAGCTGGAAGCCATCGTCCACCCCCTGGTCGGCCAGGAGATTGCGGCGCAGTTCCAGCAGGCACGCGCTCGCGGTGCCCGCTGCGTGGTATTCGACATCCCCTTGCTGGTCGAATCCGGCCACTGGAAAGACCGGCTCGACCAGGTGCTGGTGGTGGACTGCACGGTAGACACCCAGGTGGCCCGCGTCATGGCGCGCAGCGGTATGGCAGAGGCGGCCGTGCGTGCCATCATCCAGACCCAGGCCAGCCGGGCCCAGCGCCTGGCGGTGGCCGACGTGGTCATCCTCAACGACGGCCTGACGCTGGAACAGCTGCGCCTGGAGGTCGAAAAAGTCGCCCCGCGGTTCGGGCTATGA